DNA sequence from the Hoylesella buccalis ATCC 35310 genome:
AAAGAGAGTTTCTATATATTTGACAGAGCGTATATGGCAACTAGGAAACTTTATATAATAGAAGGAGCAGAAGCTTACTTTGTCGTGAGAGAGAAGCATAAAATGCCGTTTGAGGTCATAGAGGATAAAGAATACAACAACCCTTCATCTGGAATTATGGCTGACCAAATTATACGTTTCAAGGGATACAAGACTAAGAAGCAATATCCAAATAAACTTCGACGAGTGGTATTCTATGACTATGATGGTAATAGGACATTTGTATTTTACACGAACAATTTTGAAATTACAGCGGAACAGGTTGCTATGCTTTACAAATACAGATGGAGAGTAGAACTGTTCTTCAAATGGCTGAAGCAACATCTGCGCATCAAAGAGTTTTATGGAACCTCGGAGAATGCTGTAAAAATACAAATCTATGCAGCTATCATTGCATATTGTCTTGTCGTTATCGTACAAGAATGTATGGGGCTAAAGCTTCAAACCTATGATGTTCTAAGAATTTTAAGCACGGCATTGTTGACAAAAATGCCATTGTGTGACTTGCTCATTGAACAGAAAGAGGAAGAATTTACTGAAGGAAAAAACCTGCAGCTCTGCCTCAATTTTGATGGGTAACTATCAATTTGTTACTTTTTGAAATGTTAAAGGGTTTTCGTGGACAGTAGTGTTGCTGAAGTAAGCACTATCGGCAAAAGCAGTAGCTTGCTGGATGAACTCGCCCTGCACCACCTCCGCTTGACCAATCGGATGGGGCGTGTGCGGCACACTTCCCGACTCGCCTGCGTTCACGTTGATGAAATACGAACCCACCATGCAAAGCACCGCGATGGTACGTGCTACTCCCTTCGGCAGCCTAAAGGCGAACGTGCTACCCTTGCCTTCTACGCTCTCGGCACGAATAGTGCAGACGTTGAATATCTTACTGGTTTTACGATATCTATCGATGATGCCCTTGCAATTCATCAACCCGAATCCGTTGCTGATGCGGTGCGACGGAGGGTTGCCATCAACGCTTTCAAGCGTGTGGTCAACGATGGGCTTGTTGACGAACAGGTGCTCAATTTGTTGTTCAGACATGCCAACGCCCGTATCTTCTACCCTAATCTCCACATAGTCGTCACCCTCCTTACTGTCTATCCGAACCTGTCCGCCAGAAGGCGTGAACTTCTTTGCATTGTCAGCCAAGGTATTTAGCATGAACACGGTGAGCGTCTTGTCGGCCTTGACCACAGCTTGGGTGGGCATTACCTGCAAATCAATGCCTTTGATGGAGAAACTCATCCGGCTGCGTGACAACAAATTAAAGACATCTTGCAACGGAAAACTTTCAATCCTCAGGCTCAACACACCCTGCCGCAACTGTATCCAATGGGTCAAAATGCTGTTATAATCATTAATCTGCTCGGCTAACTCCGCGATATAGGTATACCGATCGTCCCTGATGGACTTCGCCTCGGTCTTTTTGGTCAGTTGATGTATTTCGTGCAACATCCGATCTATCAAAGGAATGATGCTGTTGACAAGCGACACTTTGGTTCGTTGCTCAAGATTACGCTTCTTATTCTTGGAAACGTGCAGTTGCTGAACATGTTTTTCTTCCTCAATCTCTTCATATTTCTCTTGGTTTTCCTCGAGTGCCTCTTCATTGTCGTGCTTCCATTTTTCAAGGGGTTCCATGAGTTTTGTCAACGTTGAAGCCTGTCGGTCGTTCCTCTTTCTCATGTAGTAGAAGATAAACAACAACAAGCATACGACAACGATGGTGATGATGATGGCCAGAATCATCCGATTCAACTGCTTGGATGACACATCCAATTGTTCAGCGCGGGCCTCCAACTGCCGGTCCTGCCTGGTTCCTTCCTGTATGTCGAGGTATAAATTTCGGTTGTAATCGCTGTTTTGCTTGTCATCAATGGCCGAGTAAGCCAGTGACAATTGCTCTCGGATAGATGCCACCAGGTCGGGAGCTTGATTGATGGCATGGTTGGTTTCCAATGCGTTGTGCAGACAAATCAAGGCCGACTTGTAATCTTTCAACTCCCAATAACACTCCGCAAGCGTTCGATACGAGCCGGCAATTTGATAAACGTCGCCATATTGAATGAATGTTTTCAACGAGCGTTGCGCCAAATTTCCGGCCAACAACGAATCGGGCATGTCGTACGGATTGATGAATTGCATGGAGGGCAAATTGTCGCGAATCAACTTGTCTCGGTATCTTTTTCGCTGCAAATGCTCGCTCATGGCCTGCATCGAGTTGGCCTCCCAATAGGGATAATGATGCTGCTTGGCCAGCACATAGCATCGCGTAAGATACTCAAACTCAACCTGGTTGATTTCCTCACGCGTGCCATCGAGGATGATGCCGCCCGCACCAACGTTATACAGATAATTCAACAGTTGGGAGGTGTCTTGAGCTATCTCGCCGTTGACATCAATTTGGTTGATGGCATCGAGCGATAAATCTTCCAAACCCACATAATAAAAATAGGTGGAGGTGGTGAGATAAAATTCGCTTTCGGCATAAATCATTCGGCGTTTTTGGTGCTCATCCAAACTGTTGTACTCCTCCTCAATTCGATGTAGACGCCTCATGGCACTCTCTCGATAAACATAAAAGTCCTTGTTTTTGGAGCAACGTTGGCAAAGACGCATCAACTGAACATCTGCCACTAACAATTCTATTTGATTGTTGGTCGATTTGCGCACTTCAGACAGCAGCGAATCTGCCTTGGCATATTCCATCCTTGCTATATGGACGAACGCCAGATGGTTGAGGGCTTCGGCATAACCATCACCATGTTTGCCTGCCAGTTGCAACGCCCGATTGGCATAAAGCAACGTACTATCCAAATTGCGGTAGCGATACTGGTACGCTCTTTCGTTCAGAGCCACCACGTCGTCACCGTGAGGGTCTGAGCAAGCTATCGCACACAAGAGAACGACAAGTGTGAGCAATACCGAATAGATGCGTTTGGTTGTTTCTTGATGACACATGCTTAGGCTGGCAAATAATCTGTCACACAAAGATAACCATTTGCTGTTTGAAAATGAAGAAAATCGAAGGAAAATATTGATTATGCTTAAAATATGCAACTGTGCTTTCGCACAATACAACTATTCTTTGTAATTTTGCATCACATAGATTGCGCCTCAACAAAGTAAGTAAACTTACGTTGTGTTCGGCTTACACGATGATTGCACATATTTTAAATGTGATATGACAGAAAAAATCAGAATCAAGGATATCGCCCAGCGGGCGGGCGTTTCGGTTGGAACGGTTGACAGGGTCTTGCACGGACGTCCCAACGTTTCTCCCTCAGCGCGTGAGAAGGTGGAGAAAGCACTCTCGGAGATGAATTATCAACCCAACGTGTATGCCAGTGCCTTGGCGTACAACAAGTCATACACCTTCTATCTCATCATCCCACAACATGAATCTGAAACTTACTGGGAGGAAATTGAAGAAGGTGCAAAGAAAGCCATAGAAACCAGACGCGACTTCAATCTCGAGACGAAAACGCTCTATTACGAGCGACTCAAAGAAGAGTCGTTCAAAAAGGTGGCAGCCACCTGTTTGCAAGAGAAGCCCGACGGGGTGATCATCGTTCCGGCAACACTCAACTTGACAAGAGCGTTCACAGATCAATTGCACGAATTGAACATCCCTTTCGTCTTGCTCGATTCGTACATGCCCGAACTGAATCCACTCTCCTTCTTCGGACAAGACTCATTCAAAAGCGGCTACTTCTCGGCAAGGATTCTGATGATGGTAGCCCATCAAGAGAAACAAATCGTGCTGATGAAGCGCAACAAGGACGGAAAGGTGACCAGCAAACAGCAGGAAAATCGTGAGGTTGGATTCAGACATTACATGTCAGAACACTTTCCCGAGATTGAAATCATCGAGTTGGGCTTGCCCATGAAGGCCACCAAAAAAGAATATGACTTGAGGTTAGAAAACTTTTTCAATGAGTATCCTCAAATACATCATTGCATCACCTTTGGCTCTAAAGCACACATCATGGGCGACTTTCTGTTAAGAACCAACAGAAGAAGCACCCAAATCATGGGATACGACATGGTGGGCAAAAACGCTGAATGCCTCAGACA
Encoded proteins:
- a CDS encoding IS4 family transposase, yielding MNKGRYVFSQLCDFLPTDHFKWLIKKYEGNKYVKSFTCWNHLMVLLFGQLSNREGLRDLIVTITPFKSAFHHLGFGKNVSRSNLSKANEIREVKIFQEFADKMVSIAREKRGVVKDFFISNNVYAFDSSTISLCLSVYWWTKLHHGKGGVKLHELYDVKTDIPTFSVITDASVHDSQVMELIPYEKESFYIFDRAYMATRKLYIIEGAEAYFVVREKHKMPFEVIEDKEYNNPSSGIMADQIIRFKGYKTKKQYPNKLRRVVFYDYDGNRTFVFYTNNFEITAEQVAMLYKYRWRVELFFKWLKQHLRIKEFYGTSENAVKIQIYAAIIAYCLVVIVQECMGLKLQTYDVLRILSTALLTKMPLCDLLIEQKEEEFTEGKNLQLCLNFDG
- a CDS encoding substrate-binding domain-containing protein, which codes for MTEKIRIKDIAQRAGVSVGTVDRVLHGRPNVSPSAREKVEKALSEMNYQPNVYASALAYNKSYTFYLIIPQHESETYWEEIEEGAKKAIETRRDFNLETKTLYYERLKEESFKKVAATCLQEKPDGVIIVPATLNLTRAFTDQLHELNIPFVLLDSYMPELNPLSFFGQDSFKSGYFSARILMMVAHQEKQIVLMKRNKDGKVTSKQQENREVGFRHYMSEHFPEIEIIELGLPMKATKKEYDLRLENFFNEYPQIHHCITFGSKAHIMGDFLLRTNRRSTQIMGYDMVGKNAECLRQGSVSFLVAQHAYQQGYCCIDTLFKAIVLKKKVEPVNYMPIELLTKENMDFYRRTQL
- a CDS encoding DUF5112 domain-containing protein; translation: MCHQETTKRIYSVLLTLVVLLCAIACSDPHGDDVVALNERAYQYRYRNLDSTLLYANRALQLAGKHGDGYAEALNHLAFVHIARMEYAKADSLLSEVRKSTNNQIELLVADVQLMRLCQRCSKNKDFYVYRESAMRRLHRIEEEYNSLDEHQKRRMIYAESEFYLTTSTYFYYVGLEDLSLDAINQIDVNGEIAQDTSQLLNYLYNVGAGGIILDGTREEINQVEFEYLTRCYVLAKQHHYPYWEANSMQAMSEHLQRKRYRDKLIRDNLPSMQFINPYDMPDSLLAGNLAQRSLKTFIQYGDVYQIAGSYRTLAECYWELKDYKSALICLHNALETNHAINQAPDLVASIREQLSLAYSAIDDKQNSDYNRNLYLDIQEGTRQDRQLEARAEQLDVSSKQLNRMILAIIITIVVVCLLLFIFYYMRKRNDRQASTLTKLMEPLEKWKHDNEEALEENQEKYEEIEEEKHVQQLHVSKNKKRNLEQRTKVSLVNSIIPLIDRMLHEIHQLTKKTEAKSIRDDRYTYIAELAEQINDYNSILTHWIQLRQGVLSLRIESFPLQDVFNLLSRSRMSFSIKGIDLQVMPTQAVVKADKTLTVFMLNTLADNAKKFTPSGGQVRIDSKEGDDYVEIRVEDTGVGMSEQQIEHLFVNKPIVDHTLESVDGNPPSHRISNGFGLMNCKGIIDRYRKTSKIFNVCTIRAESVEGKGSTFAFRLPKGVARTIAVLCMVGSYFINVNAGESGSVPHTPHPIGQAEVVQGEFIQQATAFADSAYFSNTTVHENPLTFQKVTN